The bacterium DNA segment ATCAAATCGGCGATTTGCTCTCCCAGCGGATCGCGGCGGCCCTTCAGGGGCCGGAACGCCGGGAGCGCGATGCGGATTTTGCGCGCCGTGGGGGAGTAGATGTCGATGAATACCCGACTCTTCGCGGCCTCGGCCCACCCGCCCGCAAACACCGCCAGAAAAAAAAGGAAGGCCACGCCGCAGCGCACCGCAAGGAAAAACACTTTTTTCATCCGTTCACCTATTTGCAAAAGCTCCGGCCGCAGAAACGAAACCCCAGCAGCAGCCAGGCATCCTCTATCGTGTTCGGCGGAGGTGGAAACGAGGGACTCGCCGCCTTGGCCACTGCCCGCAGCGCCGCATCGTCATAGGCGCGATTGCCGCTCGAGCTGTCGAGCTTCAGAGCCCGGATGCGTCCATCCCGGCTGACGTCAACGGTCACCGTCGTCCGGTAATTTTCCACCTTTTCCAGACTTAGCGGAATGGCCCAGTTGCTCCGCACCCGCTCGGCCAAAAGACCGTAGTAGCGCTCAAGCTCGGTACGGGCAACGCCGCCACCGCCCGCTCCCAGGCTGCCGCCCCCCTGCCCGTCGCCGCCCCCTTGCCCCGGATATCCATAGCGGGCCGGGGGAGAGGGCTTGGCCGGTTCCGCTTTCGCCACCCGGGTTTCTTTCTTCGGTGAATCCAGGGATTTGGCGTATCGCTCCCGCCAGCTCTTTTGCCGGAGCAAGCGCTTCTCCCGCTCCGAGAGCACTTTTGGGGGCGGTTTTTTCGCCTTGCGGAGCGCCTGGGCGTCTGTCTTTTTCGCTGAAGCGGTTTGTCTCGTCTTCCGGATCTGCTTTGGCTTCGCATCCGGGGGCCGGCGCTGGGGGCGATCTCCCGATTTCCCACGCGTGGAACCTCCGGGGATCTCGTCCGCACCGACGAGGCTGACAGCCGTGCCGCTTCCGAAATAACGGTATCTGGGCTTCGAGGGCGCCAAAGTCACCCAGACAAACAGCAGCGCATGAAGCGCAAACGAAGACGCCCAGGCAATGCGAAAGCGCTTGTTCTGAAAAATTCCGTTGACCCGGCTTCTCCGGCGATTTCCGTCGGAAGCGGGAGGGAATTCACGGGCGTTATCTTTCATTGGATTCCGATCTGGAGACGGACTGCCCCTCATCCTGAAGACCGTCTCGTCAGCGCCGGCCTGTCCGGCGGCGCTTTTGTCGGGGGGAATCTTCCAGCGGGTCCGTTACCATATTGAGTTTCTTGATCCCCGAAGCCCGAATCGCGGCCATCGCCTTGACGACTTCTCCGTAGGGGACATCGCGATCCGCCCGAAGGAAAACTTCCTTTTTTTGCCGGCCCTGGAATATGGCCGTGAGTTTCGTCCGCAGATCGGAAGCCCGTATCTCCCTGTCATTGATGTAGATTTTCCGGCCCTTGTCTACGGTGACGATGATCGCATCTTCGGTCGGGTCGGCTCCTTCGGCCGTCACCTTGGGCAAATCAACATGCACGGCCTGCTGAAGGAGCGGGGCTGTCACCATGAAAATGATCAAAAGAACGAGCATGACATCCACCAACGGCGTAACGTTGATGTCCGAAAGACGGCTGCCCCGGGTGATATTCGATGCCATGGCGAGTCCCGCGCGCTAGATGCGCATGAAATGGCGGCCCACCAGATTCAGGAAATCCGCAGAAAAATTTTCAATCTCATCTGAGATAACCTTGACCTGGTTCTGGTAATGGTTGTAGGCGATCACGGCGGGTATCGCCGCCGCAAGCCCCACCGCGGTCGCGATCAAGGCCTCGCTGATGCCGGGCGCCACCACGGCGAGACCTGCCGTCCCCTGTATCCCGATTTCCCGAAAAGAGTTCATGATGCCCCAAACCGTTCCGAAAAGACCGATGAACGGCGTGGCGCTGGCCGTGGTGGCGAGAAAGGTCATCGCCCGCTCCAGCTTTCCGATCTCCTCGTTCGCCGCCCGCTTGAGCGCCCGCTCGACGCCCTCGATGCCGTTCCCACGGGGGGAGAAAGATTCCTCCTCATCGCCGCCCCTGGCCTTTAATATCTGGTCCACCTCGCGGTAGCCGGCGGAAAATACGTTGAAAAGGGGATTTCCCGCAAAGCCGGCCGACTCTTCATGGAGCTGGTCCAGCCGCTTGGCGCGCCAGAAAATTTCCTGGAAGCTTTCCGCCCCCCCCCTGGCTCGCCGCAATTCAATATACTTCCAGATGATGATGGCCCAAGAGGTCAGGGAGAAAAAAAGAAGCACCAGCAACACGAGAGCGACCACCCCCCCGGAATGAAAAGCCAGGGAGATAATGTCGAACTCTTTTCTGGAAGCGGCGGCGGAACCTGTGGTGATGGGTGCGGCAACAAAAGCGAAAAACAAAGTCTTCTCCTCGGCGGACGGAGGTGACAAAAATACCATCTCTGCATAATCGCAGTCAATACAAATGTTTTTGGCGAATCATTGACACCCCTTCTGAACCATGGCGATAATTTCTAACCGCCCGCCCGGAGGCTTGCCACGTGAGCATCGCACGCTCCAAAACCGCTGTGGTCACCTACATTGATCAGGAAGCGGATTCGCTGTGGGAACTCTCCCGGGAGCTTCATCAGAACCCCGAAATCAGTCTCGAGGAACATTTTGCAAGCCGCAGGCTCTCTGCCTTCCTGCGGGAGCGGGGCTTCCGCGTTCAAAAGGGAATCGCGGGCTTGCCGACCGCATTCCTGGCTCAAAGATCAGGCTCAAAACCCGGAAAAAGCCGCGTTTCCTTTCTCGCGGAATATGACGCCCTCCCAAAAATCGGGCACGCCTGCGGCCACAACATCATCGCGGCGGCGAGCGTCGGCGCGGCCGCGGCCCTCGCGAAAACACTCCCACCCAAGGAAGGGGGAATCGCCGTCTTCGGAACTCCGGGGGAGGAGAAAGGGGGCGGGAAAGTCATCATGTCCCGGAAAGGCATCTTCCGGGGCGTGGACGCCGCCCTGATGATCCACCCCGCAGCCGAAACGCGGGCCGAGGTCAACTTTCTCGCCCTCGCCGAGATTTACATCCATTTTGAAGGAAAAGCCTCTCACGCCGCCGCCGCTCCCGAGGCGGGCATCAGCGCGCTCGAGGCGACCCTCGCCACCTTTCAGTCCATCGCCGCGATGCGCCCCGGCCTTCCACCGGGCGATTCCGTGTACGGCGTCATCACAGAGGGCGGTGAGGTGCCCAACATCATCCCGGACAAATCCGCCTCGTGGTTCTATGTGCGAAGCGCCACCCGCAAGGGGTTGGAGGCCCTCCTCAAGAAGGTGAAAAACTGCGCCCAGGCCGCCGCGAAAACAACCGGCGCGCGGCTCCGCTTTGTGAAAAGCCCGATCACCTACGAGCCCTTGCGGATGAACTCCCGGCTGGCGGCTCTCTTTCGAGAGAATCTCGCTGCCCTCGGGGAGCGGGAAGCCGACCCGCTTCCGCCGCTGGCGATGGGCTCCTCCGACGTGGGAAACGTCAGCCAGAAGGTGCCGACCATTCATCCCCAAATCAGAATGGTTCCCGAAGATGTGTTCCCCCACACCCCGGCCTTCGCCCGGGCCGCCGGCGGCAAAGAGGGAAGACGCACGCTCCTGCTCGGCGCCAAGGCGCTCGCCATGACCGCCCTGGACCTGCTCCTCGATGAAAAAGCACGCGAGGAGGTGTGGAAAGAATTCCGCGCCCGGGCGCGAGCGGCTGCGCCGCGCCGGAGGCGAGCGCCATGATCGCCAGGATCTTCGCCATCAGCGCCGCCCTCGTTCTGGCCTGGCCGTACCAT contains these protein-coding regions:
- the tolR gene encoding protein TolR: MASNITRGSRLSDINVTPLVDVMLVLLIIFMVTAPLLQQAVHVDLPKVTAEGADPTEDAIIVTVDKGRKIYINDREIRASDLRTKLTAIFQGRQKKEVFLRADRDVPYGEVVKAMAAIRASGIKKLNMVTDPLEDSPRQKRRRTGRR
- the tolQ gene encoding protein TolQ, whose product is MSLAFHSGGVVALVLLVLLFFSLTSWAIIIWKYIELRRARGGAESFQEIFWRAKRLDQLHEESAGFAGNPLFNVFSAGYREVDQILKARGGDEEESFSPRGNGIEGVERALKRAANEEIGKLERAMTFLATTASATPFIGLFGTVWGIMNSFREIGIQGTAGLAVVAPGISEALIATAVGLAAAIPAVIAYNHYQNQVKVISDEIENFSADFLNLVGRHFMRI
- a CDS encoding TonB family protein, whose amino-acid sequence is MKDNAREFPPASDGNRRRSRVNGIFQNKRFRIAWASSFALHALLFVWVTLAPSKPRYRYFGSGTAVSLVGADEIPGGSTRGKSGDRPQRRPPDAKPKQIRKTRQTASAKKTDAQALRKAKKPPPKVLSEREKRLLRQKSWRERYAKSLDSPKKETRVAKAEPAKPSPPARYGYPGQGGGDGQGGGSLGAGGGGVARTELERYYGLLAERVRSNWAIPLSLEKVENYRTTVTVDVSRDGRIRALKLDSSSGNRAYDDAALRAVAKAASPSFPPPPNTIEDAWLLLGFRFCGRSFCK
- a CDS encoding M20 family metallopeptidase: MSIARSKTAVVTYIDQEADSLWELSRELHQNPEISLEEHFASRRLSAFLRERGFRVQKGIAGLPTAFLAQRSGSKPGKSRVSFLAEYDALPKIGHACGHNIIAAASVGAAAALAKTLPPKEGGIAVFGTPGEEKGGGKVIMSRKGIFRGVDAALMIHPAAETRAEVNFLALAEIYIHFEGKASHAAAAPEAGISALEATLATFQSIAAMRPGLPPGDSVYGVITEGGEVPNIIPDKSASWFYVRSATRKGLEALLKKVKNCAQAAAKTTGARLRFVKSPITYEPLRMNSRLAALFRENLAALGEREADPLPPLAMGSSDVGNVSQKVPTIHPQIRMVPEDVFPHTPAFARAAGGKEGRRTLLLGAKALAMTALDLLLDEKAREEVWKEFRARARAAAPRRRRAP